Proteins encoded in a region of the Eschrichtius robustus isolate mEscRob2 chromosome 16, mEscRob2.pri, whole genome shotgun sequence genome:
- the LOC137749732 gene encoding translation machinery-associated protein 7, which yields MSGREGGKKKPLKQPKKQAKEMDEEDKAFKQKQKEEQKKLEELKAKAAGKGPLATGGIKKSGKK from the coding sequence ATGTCGGGCCGCGAAGGTGGCAAGAAGAAGCCCCTGAAGCAGCCCAAGAAGCAAGCCAAGGAGATGGACGAGGAAGATAAGGCATTCAAGCAGAAACAGAAGGAGGAGCAAAAGAAACTCGAGGAGCTAAAAGCGAAGGCCGCGGGGAAAGGCCCCCTGGCCACAGGTGGAATTAAGAAATCTGGCAAAAAGTAA